A genomic region of Mycobacterium sp. Aquia_213 contains the following coding sequences:
- a CDS encoding cyclopropane mycolic acid synthase family methyltransferase, with product MTSQGETGGAQQLKPPVEAVRSHYDKSNEFFKLWLDPSMTYSCGYFDENPDPQHLTKTLEEAQYAKRKLALDKLGLKPGMKLLDIGSGWGSTMRHAVAEYDVDVIGLTLSENQYAHCVAEFDKMDSPRRKEVRIQGWEEFDEPIDRIVSLGAFEHFADGAGDAGYERYATFFKKYYDLLPDDGRMLLHSIVVPSREEGNAMGLKVNMTLLRFISFILKEIYPGGKLPQVDLVDKYSTGAGFKIERHHFIGKNYVPTLTAWGDALEAHKDEAIALKGQETYDIYLKYLRGCSDLFRDGYTNVCQFTMVK from the coding sequence ATGACGTCCCAGGGGGAAACGGGTGGCGCCCAGCAGCTAAAGCCACCGGTCGAAGCAGTCCGATCCCACTACGACAAGTCGAACGAGTTCTTCAAGCTCTGGCTTGACCCGTCGATGACGTACAGCTGCGGTTATTTCGACGAGAATCCGGACCCGCAGCATCTGACCAAGACGCTCGAAGAGGCGCAATACGCGAAGCGCAAGCTCGCCCTGGACAAGCTGGGCCTCAAGCCCGGCATGAAGCTGCTCGACATCGGCTCGGGCTGGGGCTCGACGATGCGGCACGCGGTGGCCGAGTACGACGTCGACGTGATCGGCCTGACGCTCAGCGAAAACCAGTACGCCCATTGTGTGGCCGAGTTCGACAAGATGGACAGCCCCCGCCGCAAAGAGGTGCGTATCCAGGGCTGGGAAGAATTCGACGAGCCGATCGACCGGATCGTGTCGCTGGGTGCGTTCGAGCACTTTGCCGACGGCGCAGGGGACGCCGGGTACGAGCGCTACGCCACCTTCTTCAAGAAGTACTACGACTTGCTGCCCGACGACGGCCGCATGCTGCTGCACTCGATCGTGGTGCCCAGCCGCGAAGAGGGCAACGCGATGGGTCTGAAGGTGAACATGACCCTGCTGCGGTTCATCAGCTTCATCTTGAAGGAGATCTACCCGGGCGGAAAGTTGCCCCAGGTCGATCTGGTCGACAAATACTCGACTGGTGCTGGTTTCAAGATCGAGCGACACCACTTCATCGGCAAGAACTACGTCCCGACGCTGACCGCCTGGGGCGATGCCCTCGAGGCACACAAGGATGAGGCGATCGCCCTGAAGGGGCAGGAGACCTACGACATCTACCTGAAGTACTTGCGCGGCTGCTCGGACCTGTTCCGCGACGGCTACACGAACGTCTGCCAGTTCACGATGGTCAAGTAA
- a CDS encoding lysophospholipid acyltransferase family protein encodes MGWGQVDIVVGETRANVIPLHSNRGRVAARRRAEASRQHPSLLSDPHGNASADQMAAVVREIDEHRRVAGGTSSTDAPLNEFAQQVASVAGFFRQRLTGDYTVDEFGFDPHFNNAIVRPLLRFFFKSWFRVEVSGIENLPTEGAALLVANHAGVLPFDGLMLSVAVHDEHPAQRDMRLLAADMVFDLPLVGEAARKAGHTMACTTDAHRLLAAGELTAVFPEGYKGLGKRFEDRYRLQRFGRGGFVTAALRTKAPIIPCSIIGSEEIYPMLTDVKLLARLFGLPYFPVTPLFPLAGPAGLVPLPSKWRIAFGEPIYTNDYSAADAEDPMVTFELTDQVRETIQQTLYRLLAGRRNVFLG; translated from the coding sequence ATGGGGTGGGGTCAGGTAGATATCGTGGTGGGTGAAACCAGAGCGAATGTCATTCCCCTGCACAGTAATCGGGGTCGCGTCGCAGCCCGCCGCAGAGCCGAAGCCTCTCGTCAGCATCCCTCCTTGCTATCCGATCCGCACGGCAACGCATCGGCCGACCAGATGGCCGCGGTGGTGCGCGAGATCGACGAGCACCGTCGTGTCGCGGGTGGCACGTCGTCAACTGACGCTCCGCTCAACGAGTTTGCTCAACAGGTCGCGTCGGTTGCCGGATTTTTCCGGCAGCGGCTGACGGGCGACTACACCGTCGACGAATTCGGGTTCGATCCGCACTTCAACAACGCGATCGTTCGGCCTTTGCTGCGGTTCTTTTTCAAGTCCTGGTTCCGGGTCGAGGTCAGCGGAATCGAGAACCTGCCGACCGAAGGCGCCGCGCTGTTGGTGGCCAATCACGCCGGGGTGTTGCCGTTCGACGGACTGATGTTGTCGGTGGCGGTGCACGACGAGCATCCCGCGCAGCGCGACATGCGGCTGCTGGCCGCCGACATGGTGTTCGACCTACCGCTTGTCGGCGAAGCCGCCCGCAAGGCGGGGCACACCATGGCCTGTACGACGGACGCACACCGGCTGCTGGCCGCGGGCGAGCTCACCGCGGTGTTCCCGGAGGGCTACAAGGGTCTGGGCAAGCGCTTCGAGGACCGCTATCGACTGCAGCGGTTCGGGCGCGGAGGCTTCGTGACGGCGGCGCTGCGTACCAAAGCGCCGATCATCCCGTGCTCGATCATCGGGTCCGAAGAGATCTACCCGATGCTCACCGATGTGAAGCTGTTGGCGCGGCTGTTCGGCCTGCCCTACTTCCCGGTCACCCCGCTGTTCCCGTTGGCCGGGCCGGCCGGCCTGGTGCCGCTGCCGTCGAAGTGGCGGATCGCGTTCGGTGAACCGATCTACACCAACGACTACAGCGCCGCCGACGCCGAGGACCCGATGGTCACCTTCGAGTTGACCGATCAGGTGCGCGAGACGATCCAACAGACGCTGTACCGGCTGTTGGCCGGGCGTCGCAACGTCTTCTTGGGTTAG
- a CDS encoding SDR family oxidoreductase — translation MDSSSGGGAGTGDNADNTMHYPKVVLVTGACRFLGGYLIARLAQNPLIQGVIAVDAIAPSKDMLRRMGRAEFVRADIRNPFIAKVIRNGDVDTVVHAAAASYAPRSGGTAALKELNVMGAMQLFAACQKAPSVRRVVLKSTSEVYGSSPHDPVMFTEDSSSRRPLRGGFAKDSLDIEGYVRGLGRRRPDIAVTILRLANMIGPAMDTTLSRYLAGPVVPTMFGRDARLQLLHEQDALGALERAAMAGKAGTFNVGAEGIIMLSQAIRRAGRIPLPVPGFGVWALDSLRRANRYNEINREQFNYLSYGRVMDTARMRSELGYQPKWSTAEAFDDYVRGRGLTPIIDPHRVRSLEGRAIALAQRWGSRNPIPWGGVR, via the coding sequence GTGGATTCGTCGAGCGGGGGCGGCGCCGGAACCGGCGACAACGCGGATAACACGATGCACTACCCGAAAGTGGTGCTGGTGACTGGTGCGTGCCGGTTTCTAGGCGGCTACCTGATTGCCCGGCTGGCGCAGAACCCGCTGATTCAAGGCGTCATCGCGGTGGACGCGATCGCCCCCAGCAAAGACATGCTGCGCCGGATGGGACGGGCCGAGTTCGTCCGCGCCGACATTCGTAATCCCTTCATAGCCAAGGTGATTCGCAATGGCGACGTCGACACGGTGGTGCACGCCGCCGCGGCGTCGTACGCCCCGCGCTCCGGCGGCACGGCGGCGCTGAAGGAACTGAACGTGATGGGCGCGATGCAACTTTTCGCGGCCTGCCAGAAAGCGCCGTCGGTCCGACGCGTCGTGCTGAAGTCGACCTCCGAGGTGTACGGGTCGAGTCCGCACGACCCGGTGATGTTCACCGAGGACAGCAGCAGCCGTCGTCCGCTGCGCGGTGGTTTCGCCAAGGACTCCCTCGATATCGAGGGATATGTGCGCGGATTGGGCCGGCGCCGGCCCGACATCGCGGTCACGATTCTGCGGCTGGCCAACATGATTGGCCCCGCGATGGACACCACGCTGTCGCGGTATCTGGCGGGCCCGGTGGTCCCGACGATGTTCGGTCGTGACGCGCGATTGCAGTTGCTGCACGAGCAAGACGCGTTGGGAGCGCTGGAGCGAGCGGCGATGGCCGGCAAGGCCGGCACCTTCAACGTCGGCGCCGAAGGGATCATCATGCTGTCGCAGGCGATCCGGCGTGCGGGCCGGATTCCGTTGCCGGTACCCGGATTCGGCGTGTGGGCGCTCGATTCACTGAGACGAGCTAATCGCTATAACGAGATAAATCGTGAACAATTCAATTACTTAAGTTATGGCCGAGTTATGGACACCGCGCGGATGCGCTCCGAGCTCGGCTACCAGCCGAAATGGTCGACGGCGGAGGCTTTTGATGACTACGTTCGTGGTCGCGGCCTGACTCCCATAATCGACCCGCATCGGGTACGCTCCTTGGAGGGTCGCGCCATAGCCTTAGCGCAGCGCTGGGGAAGCCGTAATCCAATTCCATGGGGTGGGGTCAGGTAG
- a CDS encoding 30S ribosomal protein bS22: MGSVIKKRRKRMSKKKHRKLLRRTRVQRRKLGK; encoded by the coding sequence ATGGGTTCAGTAATCAAGAAGCGGCGCAAGCGTATGTCGAAGAAAAAGCACCGCAAGCTGTTGCGCCGCACGCGGGTGCAGCGCAGAAAACTCGGCAAGTAA
- a CDS encoding cell division/environmental response transcriptional regulator, whose translation MTSTNGPSARDSAGKPRDTASADSQARTQFLTVAEVAALMRVSKMTVYRLVHNGELPAVRVGRSFRVHAKAVHDMLETSYFDAG comes from the coding sequence ATGACGTCTACGAACGGGCCATCGGCGCGAGATTCCGCAGGTAAGCCGCGGGACACAGCTTCGGCCGATAGCCAGGCAAGGACACAATTTCTCACCGTCGCCGAGGTGGCGGCCCTGATGCGGGTGTCCAAGATGACGGTTTACCGCTTGGTGCACAACGGAGAGCTGCCGGCGGTACGGGTTGGCCGGTCCTTCCGCGTGCATGCCAAGGCCGTGCACGACATGTTGGAGACGTCCTACTTCGACGCCGGCTGA
- the proC gene encoding pyrroline-5-carboxylate reductase, which produces MARIAIIGGGSIGEALLSGLLRAGRKVKDLVVAERVPERAKYLADTYSVQVTSSLADAVDNATFIVVAVKPADVESVMGELTKAASAAAGDSAEQVFVTVAAGITLAFFESKLPAGTPVVRAMPNAAAVVGAGVTALAKGRFVTAPQLQEVTALFDAVGGVLTVPESQMDAVTALSGSGPAYFFLMVEALVDAGVAAGLSRGVATDLTAQTMAGSAALLLERLDKEQGPADSEALGKQADATAAQLRAMVTSPGGTTAAALRELERGGLRTAVDAAVQAAKKRSEQLRITSE; this is translated from the coding sequence GTGGCGAGAATCGCGATCATCGGCGGCGGCAGCATCGGCGAGGCCTTGCTGTCGGGTCTGCTTCGGGCGGGGCGCAAGGTCAAGGACCTGGTGGTGGCCGAACGGGTGCCCGAACGCGCCAAGTACCTGGCCGACACCTACTCGGTGCAGGTGACGTCGTCGCTGGCCGATGCCGTGGATAACGCGACGTTTATCGTCGTCGCGGTGAAGCCCGCCGACGTCGAGTCGGTGATGGGGGAGTTGACCAAGGCCGCTTCCGCGGCCGCGGGGGACAGCGCCGAGCAGGTTTTCGTCACCGTCGCGGCTGGGATCACGCTCGCCTTCTTCGAATCCAAGCTGCCGGCCGGGACACCGGTGGTCCGGGCGATGCCGAACGCGGCGGCAGTGGTGGGCGCGGGAGTGACCGCGCTGGCCAAGGGCCGTTTCGTCACCGCGCCGCAGCTCCAGGAGGTGACGGCGCTGTTCGACGCCGTCGGCGGCGTGCTGACCGTGCCCGAGTCCCAGATGGACGCGGTGACCGCGCTGTCGGGCTCGGGGCCCGCCTATTTCTTTCTGATGGTCGAGGCACTGGTGGACGCCGGCGTCGCGGCGGGTCTGAGCCGGGGCGTGGCGACGGACCTGACGGCCCAGACGATGGCCGGATCGGCGGCGCTGCTGCTGGAACGGCTGGATAAAGAGCAGGGACCGGCCGACAGTGAGGCGCTGGGAAAGCAGGCGGACGCCACCGCGGCGCAGCTGCGGGCCATGGTGACCTCGCCTGGTGGTACAACCGCCGCTGCGCTGCGCGAACTCGAACGAGGAGGCTTGCGGACAGCCGTCGACGCGGCCGTTCAGGCTGCCAAAAAGCGCTCTGAGCAGCTAAGAATTACATCGGAATAA
- a CDS encoding thioesterase family protein → MTALFTTAMTLREVDPGVFEGELNKHWTIGPKVHGGAMLALCANAARHACAEDGHEPVAVSASFLWAPDPGPMRLVTSIRKRGRRISVVDVELVQGDRTAVHAVVNLGEPEHFPPGGDTAPLLSANPVLDLMAPEPPDDIEPIGPGHRLAGLVHLGEGCDVRPLLSTMRPSTDGRPPMLQMWARPRDVAPDALFALMCGDLSAPVTFAVERTGWAPTIQLTAFLRALPADGWLRVICTCLEIGHDWFDEDHIVVDSLGRLVVQSRQLALVPAPR, encoded by the coding sequence ATGACTGCGCTATTCACCACCGCAATGACCCTGCGGGAGGTCGATCCGGGTGTATTCGAGGGAGAGCTCAACAAGCACTGGACCATCGGGCCCAAGGTGCACGGCGGCGCGATGCTGGCGTTGTGCGCCAACGCCGCGCGTCACGCCTGCGCGGAGGACGGGCACGAGCCGGTGGCCGTGTCGGCGAGTTTCCTGTGGGCACCCGACCCGGGGCCGATGCGGCTGGTGACCTCGATCCGCAAGCGCGGCCGTCGGATCAGCGTCGTCGACGTCGAACTCGTCCAGGGCGATCGCACCGCCGTCCACGCGGTGGTCAACCTCGGCGAGCCGGAGCACTTTCCGCCCGGCGGCGACACGGCGCCGCTGTTGTCGGCGAACCCCGTCCTGGACCTGATGGCGCCCGAACCGCCCGACGACATCGAACCGATCGGGCCCGGCCACCGGCTGGCCGGCCTGGTGCACCTGGGCGAGGGCTGCGATGTGCGGCCCCTGCTGTCCACGATGAGGCCCAGCACCGACGGCCGGCCCCCGATGCTGCAGATGTGGGCCCGGCCGCGCGACGTCGCTCCTGACGCCCTCTTCGCGCTGATGTGCGGGGATCTGTCGGCGCCGGTGACGTTCGCCGTGGAGCGCACCGGCTGGGCGCCGACGATTCAGCTGACCGCCTTCCTGCGGGCGCTGCCCGCCGACGGCTGGCTGCGCGTGATCTGCACCTGCTTGGAGATCGGGCATGACTGGTTCGACGAGGACCACATCGTCGTCGACAGCCTGGGCCGGCTGGTCGTCCAGTCACGCCAGTTGGCGCTGGTGCCCGCGCCCCGGTAA
- a CDS encoding sugar phosphate isomerase/epimerase family protein: protein MRPAIKVGLSTASVYPLRAEAAFEYAARLGYDGVELMVWSESVSQDIAAVKKLSRRYQVPVLSVHAPCLLISQRVWGSNPIPKLERSVRAAEELGAQTVVVHPPFRWQRRYAEGFAEQVIALEASSDVMVAVENMFPFRADRFFGSDQSRERMRRRGGGPGPAISAFAPSYDPLDGNHAHYTLDLSHTSTAGTDALEMTERMGAGLVHLHLCDGSGLPADEHLVPGRGTQPTAEVCQMLAAGHFAGHAILEVSTSSARSASEREAMLAESLQFARTHLMR, encoded by the coding sequence GTGCGCCCCGCAATCAAGGTCGGCCTGTCCACGGCCTCGGTCTATCCGTTGAGGGCCGAGGCCGCGTTCGAGTACGCGGCCCGGCTCGGCTACGACGGGGTCGAGCTGATGGTGTGGAGCGAGTCGGTCAGCCAGGACATCGCCGCCGTCAAGAAGCTGTCGCGGCGCTATCAGGTGCCGGTGCTGTCGGTACACGCTCCCTGCCTGCTGATCTCGCAGCGGGTGTGGGGGTCCAACCCGATTCCCAAGCTGGAACGCAGCGTGCGGGCCGCCGAGGAACTCGGCGCGCAGACCGTCGTCGTGCACCCGCCGTTCCGCTGGCAGCGGCGCTACGCCGAGGGATTCGCCGAGCAGGTGATCGCCCTCGAAGCGTCGAGCGACGTGATGGTCGCGGTGGAGAACATGTTCCCGTTCCGGGCGGACCGATTCTTCGGGTCCGACCAGTCGCGGGAACGGATGCGCAGGCGCGGCGGCGGCCCGGGGCCGGCGATTTCGGCGTTCGCGCCGTCCTACGACCCGCTGGACGGCAACCACGCGCATTACACGCTGGACCTGTCGCACACCTCGACAGCAGGCACCGACGCCCTGGAGATGACCGAGCGGATGGGCGCGGGGCTGGTGCATCTGCACCTGTGCGACGGCAGCGGCCTGCCCGCCGACGAGCACCTGGTGCCCGGGCGCGGCACGCAACCGACCGCCGAGGTGTGCCAGATGCTGGCCGCCGGCCATTTCGCCGGCCACGCCATCCTCGAGGTGTCCACCTCCAGCGCGCGCTCGGCCAGCGAGCGCGAAGCCATGCTCGCCGAATCGCTGCAATTCGCCCGCACGCACCTGATGCGGTGA
- a CDS encoding Ppx/GppA phosphatase family protein: protein MRLGVLDVGSNTVHLLVVDAHRGGHPTPMSSTKATLRLAEATDSSGKITKRGAEKLISTIDEFAKIAVSSGCAELMAFATSAVRDAENSDDVLSRVRKETGVELQVLTGVDESRLTFLAVRRWYGWSAGRIINLDIGGGSLELSSGVDEEPEVALSMPLGAGRLTREWLPDDPPGRRRVGMLRDWLDAELADSAEAVLEAGDPDLAVATSKTFRSLARLTGAAPSAAGPRVKRTLTANGLRQLISFISRMTTADRAELEGVSAERAPQIVAGALVAEASMRALSIETVDICPWALREGLILRKLDSEADGTALVETPVRNAGVQGADRNAHRSRGDKP, encoded by the coding sequence GTGCGATTAGGCGTGCTCGACGTGGGTAGCAATACGGTCCATCTGCTGGTGGTCGATGCCCATCGCGGCGGGCACCCCACCCCGATGAGTTCGACGAAGGCCACCTTGCGCTTGGCCGAGGCCACCGACAGCTCGGGCAAGATCACCAAGCGCGGTGCCGAAAAGCTCATCTCCACGATCGACGAGTTCGCCAAGATCGCCGTCAGCTCCGGCTGTGCGGAGCTGATGGCCTTTGCCACCTCCGCGGTCCGCGACGCCGAGAATTCCGACGACGTGCTGAGCCGGGTGCGCAAAGAGACCGGCGTCGAGCTGCAAGTGCTGACCGGGGTGGACGAGTCGCGGCTGACCTTCCTGGCGGTGCGCCGCTGGTACGGGTGGAGCGCCGGGCGAATCATCAACCTCGACATCGGCGGCGGCTCGCTGGAGCTGTCCAGCGGCGTCGACGAGGAACCCGAGGTCGCGTTGTCGATGCCGCTGGGTGCCGGGCGGTTGACCCGCGAGTGGCTGCCCGACGATCCGCCCGGCCGGCGCCGGGTCGGGATGCTGCGCGATTGGCTCGACGCCGAGCTGGCCGACTCGGCCGAGGCCGTCCTGGAAGCCGGCGACCCGGATCTCGCGGTGGCAACGTCGAAGACGTTCCGGTCGCTGGCCCGGCTGACCGGCGCGGCGCCGTCGGCCGCCGGACCACGGGTGAAGCGAACTCTGACGGCCAACGGCCTCAGGCAACTCATATCTTTCATCTCTAGGATGACCACCGCTGACAGGGCGGAATTGGAAGGAGTCAGCGCCGAGCGGGCGCCGCAGATCGTGGCGGGCGCTCTGGTGGCGGAGGCGAGTATGCGAGCGCTGTCGATAGAAACAGTGGATATCTGCCCGTGGGCGTTACGGGAAGGTCTCATCTTGCGCAAGCTCGACAGCGAAGCCGACGGAACCGCCCTCGTCGAGACTCCGGTGCGCAATGCTGGAGTTCAGGGAGCAGATCGGAACGCCCACCGATCGAGAGGCGACAAACCATGA
- a CDS encoding PPE family protein yields MDFALLPPEVNSGLMYTGPGSGPLLSAAAGWDAVAAELELAAAGYSSEVSELSGLTWFGPSSMRMAAAATRHVSWLQASAVGAGKAAAQAYAAAAAYEAAYGMTVPPPVIAANRAQLMVLVATNFLGQNTPAIAACEAQYVEMWVQDATAMYGYAADSEVASTFSSFDEPSPTTNPVGQADQARAVAQSTADTMSARTQSVIQLASSNGSAQAATVLPDGGTVNVAPGSTITLTPTSGIVVNSGSVTVTGDAVVGTPGSLTVNVGSTVAVLNQVTGLPTTLSATAATGPITLTPAAGETGLTVQVVSGSVTTNGFSVVGSLTQQTTVTAMVGSTEANISNFTGQLIAQAPGTTAGLVTITSPIVPVTPPVVAPAAVSPAAAPTAVTSASAAASTSSASSASSAASASSVSSTGTIGTLGTSGVEGVVAPQVPIGEPMNITGSGLAPLSTVEVVVY; encoded by the coding sequence ATGGATTTTGCGTTGCTACCGCCGGAAGTCAACTCGGGGTTGATGTACACCGGGCCGGGGTCGGGGCCGCTGCTGTCGGCCGCAGCGGGCTGGGATGCCGTGGCCGCCGAGCTGGAGTTGGCCGCCGCGGGCTATTCATCGGAAGTCTCGGAGCTAAGCGGCCTGACGTGGTTCGGCCCGTCGTCGATGCGGATGGCAGCTGCGGCCACCCGACATGTGTCGTGGCTGCAGGCGAGCGCCGTGGGGGCAGGGAAAGCTGCCGCCCAGGCGTATGCGGCGGCGGCCGCGTACGAGGCGGCGTACGGGATGACCGTGCCTCCGCCGGTGATCGCCGCCAACCGGGCGCAGCTGATGGTCTTGGTTGCGACGAACTTTCTCGGGCAGAACACTCCGGCAATCGCGGCCTGCGAAGCCCAGTACGTGGAGATGTGGGTGCAAGACGCCACCGCGATGTATGGCTACGCGGCCGACTCGGAGGTCGCGAGCACCTTCAGCTCGTTTGACGAGCCGTCGCCGACGACAAACCCGGTGGGTCAGGCCGACCAGGCCCGCGCGGTGGCTCAGTCCACGGCCGACACGATGAGTGCCCGCACGCAATCGGTGATCCAGTTGGCTTCGAGCAACGGCTCGGCGCAGGCTGCCACCGTCCTCCCGGACGGAGGAACCGTCAACGTTGCGCCCGGCAGCACCATCACCCTCACCCCTACCTCTGGGATTGTCGTCAACAGCGGCTCGGTCACCGTCACCGGCGACGCGGTCGTCGGGACTCCGGGCTCGCTCACCGTCAATGTCGGCAGTACGGTTGCGGTTCTGAACCAGGTGACGGGCCTCCCAACCACACTCAGTGCTACCGCGGCTACCGGTCCGATCACCCTCACTCCTGCCGCGGGCGAGACTGGGCTCACGGTGCAAGTTGTCAGCGGCTCAGTCACGACCAACGGTTTCTCTGTCGTCGGAAGCCTCACGCAACAGACGACCGTCACCGCCATGGTCGGTTCCACAGAGGCCAACATCAGCAACTTCACCGGCCAGCTCATCGCACAGGCGCCGGGAACGACCGCGGGGCTGGTCACCATCACCTCCCCCATCGTCCCGGTCACTCCGCCCGTCGTCGCCCCTGCCGCTGTCAGCCCCGCCGCCGCGCCTACCGCGGTGACGTCCGCGTCGGCTGCCGCGAGTACCAGCTCGGCGTCCTCGGCATCATCGGCGGCGTCCGCGTCTTCGGTGTCATCAACGGGAACGATAGGAACCCTCGGAACATCGGGGGTGGAAGGTGTCGTGGCGCCCCAAGTGCCCATCGGCGAGCCAATGAATATCACCGGTAGTGGTCTTGCGCCGTTGTCCACCGTCGAAGTCGTGGTGTATTGA
- a CDS encoding NUDIX hydrolase, whose translation MPIPDFIVELRRSIGHAPLWLPGVTAVTIHDNKVLLVKRSDNGAWTAVTGIVEPGENPADCAVREVLEEAGVHVQAVRLAWVHVGQPIVHTNGDHAQYLDHVFRMKWLSGEPYAADDECTEARWFDLDQLPPMTDNMRRRITLSAADEDRTVFDTDHPPPTGVQPGH comes from the coding sequence GTGCCGATCCCTGACTTCATCGTCGAACTACGTCGCTCGATTGGTCACGCGCCGTTGTGGTTGCCGGGCGTTACCGCCGTCACGATTCACGACAACAAGGTTCTGTTGGTCAAACGGTCGGACAACGGTGCTTGGACGGCAGTGACGGGAATTGTTGAACCGGGCGAGAATCCGGCGGACTGCGCTGTTCGTGAAGTGCTGGAAGAAGCCGGGGTTCATGTGCAAGCCGTCAGACTCGCATGGGTCCACGTAGGCCAGCCGATCGTGCACACCAACGGCGATCACGCGCAGTATCTGGATCACGTCTTCCGGATGAAGTGGCTGTCCGGGGAGCCTTATGCGGCCGACGACGAGTGCACCGAGGCGAGGTGGTTCGACCTAGATCAGCTGCCGCCGATGACCGACAACATGCGTCGGCGCATCACGTTGAGCGCAGCAGACGAGGACCGAACCGTCTTCGATACCGACCACCCACCGCCGACGGGTGTGCAACCCGGGCATTGA
- the regX gene encoding two-component sensory transduction protein RegX codes for MTSVLIVEDEESLADPLAFLLRKEGFEATVVTDGSAALAEFDRAGADIVLLDLMLPGMSGTDVCKQLRARSSVPVIMVTARDSEIDKVVGLELGADDYVTKPYSARELIARIRAVLRRGGDDDSEISDGVLESGPVRMDVERHVVSVNGDTITLPLKEFDLLEYLMRNSGRVLTRGQLIDRVWGADYVGDTKTLDVHVKRLRSKIEADPANPVHLVTVRGLGYKLEG; via the coding sequence ATGACCAGTGTGCTGATCGTGGAGGACGAGGAGTCGCTTGCCGATCCACTGGCCTTCCTGCTTCGCAAGGAAGGCTTCGAAGCCACCGTGGTGACCGATGGGTCAGCGGCGCTGGCCGAGTTCGACCGTGCCGGCGCGGACATCGTGCTGCTTGATCTGATGCTGCCAGGCATGTCGGGCACCGACGTGTGCAAGCAGCTGCGCGCTCGCTCCAGCGTGCCGGTGATCATGGTGACGGCCCGGGACAGCGAGATCGACAAGGTGGTCGGCCTGGAGCTCGGCGCCGATGACTATGTCACCAAGCCCTATTCGGCGCGTGAGTTGATCGCGCGGATCCGGGCGGTGCTTCGCCGGGGCGGCGACGACGACTCCGAGATCAGCGACGGTGTGCTGGAGTCCGGTCCGGTACGGATGGACGTCGAGCGGCACGTCGTGTCGGTCAACGGTGACACAATTACGTTGCCGCTCAAGGAATTTGACTTGCTCGAATATCTGATGCGCAACAGCGGACGGGTGCTCACCCGCGGACAGCTGATCGATCGAGTCTGGGGCGCGGACTACGTCGGCGACACCAAGACGCTCGATGTCCACGTCAAGCGGCTGCGGTCCAAGATCGAAGCCGACCCGGCCAACCCGGTGCACCTGGTGACGGTTCGGGGATTGGGCTACAAGCTCGAAGGCTAG